A single Trypanosoma brucei gambiense DAL972 chromosome 9, complete sequence DNA region contains:
- a CDS encoding T. brucei spp.-specific protein — protein MEQQQQQPEEKKEGGEWYKYLITIAVYIGLTALWIVGCLIHKRSVARRQAAGVAQSAKGRTESNDNGNTTNEHKKEEAANNNPSNNQQTSQYPTYDFSSNQNREYGTDAYYSNSYDTNNNASNENRRDYRM, from the coding sequence atggaacaacaacaacaacaaccagaggagaagaaggaagggggggaGTGGTATAAATACCTCATCACAATCGCCGTTTATATCGGTCTGACCGCTCTGTGGATAGTCGGTTGTTTGATTCATAAGAGGTCTGTCGCCCGTCGGCAAGCTGCGGGGGTGGCCCAAAGCGCTAAAGGCAGAACAGAATCTAATGACAATGGAAACACGACCAACGaacacaaaaaggaggaagcggCAAATAATAACCCATCAAACAATCAGCAAACATCGCAATACCCAACTTATGACTTTTCCAGCAACCAAAACAGGGAATATGGGACAGACGCATACTATTCAAACAGTTACgacacaaacaacaacgcatcaaacgaaaacagaagagaTTACAGGATGTGA
- a CDS encoding elongation factor 1-alpha, putative: protein MNRHRKFYNELDDYMDDDYYEEEEDYYYEEGEGYYGGEEAQQPTGVSRTDNLEGQKPEESDIHRLDKQDVDYELLQTLLPGFYEQLLTTNGTCRCDTPRAVEALRACNYDVCQAVSAVTSTVVRPAVSTPIPGKGRSLKVGSTAKRETNMTASTKEQIGAAVDFSPSSTQLQQQRQQQQQQHKGRKDMVKEIAPDPSKLDCTFIVAGHVDAGKSTTIGHLLLMLGKVTQSEVDRNEKNARQMKKESFKFAWLLDQSEEERRRGVTIDAGSYCFETEHRRIHVLDAPGHKDYVLNMMSSAAQADAALLVVTAGTSEFEVGLAHGTKEHLVILKMLGVGHIVVAVNKMDSVGYSQERYDFVVRELKYLLKQVHFKEDAVAGFCPVSGIQGTNINVVDVGLTPWYKGPSLVVLLDQCPLESRMMGTLLRLSVQDVQDSRIFCKVECGNVQKGEKLLFVPADVKVQVRSIEKPTMGGLVPAAFAGDTIVIDTASSLVGLGPGCVGCKAGSGDATRCSTDFKARIQTYTTLQKSILPGARFTMVCHALTVQLQVLVLVSKMDRCGNWSSGMVKCIPKSTQAIIVFRAERKVALEPAEVCRSLGRFVLQQDGETVAGGLVESIML from the coding sequence ATGAATCGCCACAGGAAGTTTTACAATGAACTGGATGACTACATGGATGACGACTACtacgaagaagaagaagattaCTACtatgaggagggggagggttATTATGGAGGTGAGGAAGCGCAGCAACCCACTGGTGTCAGCAGAACGGATAATTTGGAGGGTCAAAAACCAGAGGAGTCGGATATTCACCGTTTAGATAAGCAAGACGTTGATTATGAGTTGCTCCAGACGCTTTTACCGGGCTTCTATGAGCAGTTGTTGACAACTAACGGTACGTGCAGGTGTGATACGCCGCGTGCCGTCGAGGCGTTGCGCGCGTGTAATTACGACGTGTGCCAGGCAGTAAGTGCAGTGACTTCAACTGTTGTGCGCCCTGCCGTATCAACTCCAATTCCTGGTAAAGGTCGGTCGCTAAAGGTGGGATCAACTGCAAAGCGAGAAACCAATATGACGGCTTCCACCAAGGAACAGATCGGAGCAGCAGTtgatttttccccctcctcaacgcagctgcagcaacaacggcagcagcagcaacaacaacacaaaggTAGGAAGGACATGGTCAAGGAAATAGCTCCTGACCCAAGCAAACTGGATTGCACATTTATCGTCGCTGGTCATGTTGATGCAGGCAAGAGCACAACCATCGggcatttgttgttgatgctgGGGAAGGTCACACAGTCAGAGGTGGACCGTAACGAGAAGAACGCTCGCCAAATGAAGAAGGAGTCGTTTAAATTTGCCTGGTTACTCGATCAATCGGAGGAGGAACGTCGACGTGGCGTAACAATCGACGCGGGGTCGTACTGCTTTGAGACGGAGCATCGTCGCATCCACGTTCTAGATGCGCCCGGTCACAAGGATTATGTCCTTAATATGATGAGCAGTGCAGCACAGGCTGATGCAGCACTTCTCGTTGTGACTGCAGGCACCTCCGAGTTTGAGGTGGGACTTGCTCATGGGACGAAAGAGCATCTTGTGATACTGAAGATGCTGGGCGTGGGGCACATAGTTGTAGCTGTGAACAAAATGGATTCTGTTGGTTACAGCCAAGAGCGCTATGATTTCGTTGTTCGCGAGCTCAAATACCTGTTGAAGCAGGTTCACTTCAAGGAAGATGCGGTCGCTGGCTTCTGCCCAGTTAGTGGTATTCAGGGAACAAACATTAACGTCGTTGATGTGGGGCTGACACCTTGGTATAAAGGGCCGTCGTTGGTGGTGCTGCTTGATCAATGTCCGCTAGAAAGTAGGATGATGGGCACTCTGCTACGACTGAGTGTGCAGGACGTACAAGATTCGAGGATCTTTTGCAAAGTGGAATGCGGAAATGTGCAGAAAGGGGAGAAGTTGCTGTTCGTTCCGGCAGATGTGAAGGTGCAAGTTCGATCCATAGAAAAACCTACAATGGGTGGGCTCGTCCCCGCCGCTTTTGCGGGTGACACAATTGTGATTGACACCGCCTCTTCTCTTGTGGGTCTTGGACCGGGATGTGTGGGATGCAAAGCCGGTAGTGGTGACGCAACACGCTGCTCAACAGATTTCAAGGCGCGCATACAAACATACACCACACTAcagaagtccatcttgcccGGTGCCCGTTTTACGATGGTGTGCCACGCATTAACGGTGCAACTCCAAGTTCTGGTCCTTGTTTCCAAAATGGACCGCTGTGGAAACTGGTCATCTGGCATGGTGAAGTGCATTCCCAAGTCAACACAGGCGATTATCGTATTTAGGGCCGAGCGGAAGGTTGCTTTGGAACCCGCGGAAGTGTGTCGTTCTTTGGGTCGTTTCGTGCTGCAGCAGGATGGTGAAACTGTGGCTGGTGGACTGGTGGAGTCGATCATGCTTTGA
- a CDS encoding PABP2, with translation MAAFAAASPSIWVGGLDPNLNEQKLYDHFVRVGPVASVRVCVDSVTQKSLGYGYVNFQNPADAEKALDQAGVKLGTKHIRIAKIQRDPSKRRSGVTNIIVKKLPPTVDTYALKEMFSKYGRLTAIGLATDEKGESRGYARISYEKEESAVDAVRELNGVSIDDCAITVERYQPHHREEQLKQYTNLYVKNLDPSVDDEKLKEVFSPFGEVTSAKVRDLAGRPTVGFGYVAYATHEAAAKAVEELDDKESPLAKEGMKLSVCRFRSREERKRERERLRRERQQQHSKYPNLYVKNFDDTVTSERLKALFDPFGETVSVSVMMDKATKVSRCFGFVSFKEQSSAAQAIQELHGSTALGPRPLFVSYALRKDARRQTLEDMRNKQPRMRQPPMGGLMGGMMGPQLSFMNPPAMFNGMHFMNTRMPMMPSTMGMGGPMRPMGPTPMNQVRARPGPQRPPMQSMMAPQQQSHPQIPQPPVAQGQNLSTVLASMTPDQQKNVLGERLYNYIVRNNPSFAAKVTGMLLEMDNSEILNLLDNHSLLDTKVQEALDVLNRHIGM, from the coding sequence ATGGCTGCATTTGCTGCTGCGAGCCCCTCCATTTGGGTGGGAGGTTTGGACCCCAACCTTAATGAACAGAAACTCTACGACCATTTCGTTCGTGTCGGGCCCGTTGCCTCTGTCCGCGTGTGTGTGGACTCCGTCACCCAAAAGTCACTTGGCTACGGCTACGTGAACTTCCAGAACCCTGCCGATGCCGAGAAGGCGCTTGACCAGGCCGGTGTGAAGTTGGGTACGAAGCACATCCGTATCGCCAAAATCCAGCGCGACCCTTCGAAACGCCGTAGCGGCGTGACGAACATCATAGTGAAAAAACTCCCTCCCACCGTGGACACCTACGCGCTGAAGGAGATGTTCTCCAAGTACGGTCGCCTTACTGCCATCGGGCTTGCCACTgatgaaaaaggagaatCACGCGGGTATGCCCGCATCTCCTACGAAAAGGAGGAATCCGCTGTTGATGCCGTCCGGGAGTTGAATGGGGTTTCCATTGACGACTGTGCCATTACCGTGGAACGCTACCAACCCCACCACCGCGAAGAGCAGCTGAAACAGTACACGAACCTCTACGTAAAGAACCTTGACCCCTCCGTGGACGATGAGAAGTTGAAGGAggtgttttctccctttggTGAGGTGACTTCCGCGAAGGTGCGCGATCTCGCCGGCAGGCCGACCGTCGGCTTCGGGTATGTTGCCTATGCCACACACGAAGCTGCCGCAAAGGCCGTGGAGGAGTTGGATGATAAGGAAAGCCCCCTCGCAAAGGAAGGCATGAAGTTAAGTGTCTGCCGCTTCCGTTCCAGGGAGGAGCGCAAACGGGAGCGCGAACGCCTTCGCCGGGAgcgccagcagcagcacagcaAATACCCAAACCTGTATGTGAAGAACTTTGACGATACCGTCACGAGCGAACGCCTGAAGGCGTTGTTCGATCCCTTTGGCGAGACTGTATCTGTCAGTGTGATGATGGACAAAGCAACGAAGGTGTCCCGCTGCTTCGGCTTCGTCTCCTTCAAGGAACAAAGCTCCGCGGCTCAGGCTATCCAGGAACTACACGGTAGCACGGCGTTGGGCCCTCGCCCTCTGTTTGTGAGTTACGCCCTCCGCAAGGACGCCCGCCGGCAGACACTCGAGGACATGCGGAACAAACAGCCCCGCATGCGTCAACCGCCTATGGGTGGCCTGATGGGTGGTATGATGGGACCACAGCTCAGTTTCATGAATCCCCCGGCGATGTTCAATGGTATGCACTTCATGAACACGCGCATGCCAATGATGCCTTCCACCATGGGCATGGGTGGCCCGATGCGACCAATGGGACCGACACCCATGAACCAAGTCCGCGCCCGCCCGGGACCACAGCGCCCTCCCATGCAATCCATGATGGCCCCACAGCAACAGTCGCACCCACAAATTCCGCAACCTCCGGTTGCTCAGGGGCAGAACCTCTCGACAGTACTTGCCAGCATGACTCCAGATCAGCAAAAGAATGTGCTGGGCGAGCGGCTGTACAACTACATTGTACGAAACAATCCCTCCTTCGCCGCGAAGGTTACCGGCATGTTGTTGGAGATGGATAACAGCGAGATCCTCAACCTGCTAGACAACCACAGTCTGCTTGACACGAAGGTGCAGGAGGCCCTCGACGTGCTCAACCGTCACATTGGCATGTAG
- a CDS encoding T. brucei spp.-specific protein, with amino-acid sequence MSTLASSRQNTPDRRVTPVLRREYPASALRRGSAERSRFCKGLSTDSNGTQKHASGDIACSITGKEKGMKISPLRSSALFSPGRTTGSFPQPPCTPKQTDLFWSRMWEDNAQRAHIHKVICESKGIRVASRERPKSRTPQRNGSTWHNKPTRQVRAGRSISPEKVLRGTSLSLTRVPDGTPRRNTSSVMRAVSIRSQPSPTTTPTAASSAAATGRPRMVDSTARRKRPAISAAFRAVGPAKELTDVRQSPDTVLLCNASRGSSARAPSALMNCRTDTAPYVEMSGDDMSTRLSPDGTPNPRLLGY; translated from the coding sequence ATGTCCACGTTGGCATCATCAAGGCAGAATACTCCAGACCGTCGTGTCACACCTGTTTTGCGGCGTGAGTATCCAGcctccgcattgcgacgcgGTAGTGCGGAACGGTCTCGGTTCTGCAAGGGCCTCAGCACCGACAGCAACGGCACACAAAAGCACGCAAGCGGCGATATCGCTTGTAGCATcactggaaaagaaaaggggatgaAGATATCACCGCTGCGTAGCTCCGCCTTGTTCTCACCTGGGCGCACAACGGGCTCTTTTCCCCAACCCCCTTGTACCCCGAAGCAGACGGATCTGTTTTGGAGTCGTATGTGGGAAGACAATGCTCAAcgtgcacacatacataagGTGATCTGCGAAAGCAAGGGCATTCGGGTAGCCAGCAGAGAGCGGCCCAAAAGTCGCACTCCCCAGCGAAACGGGAGTACATGGCACAACAAACCCACGCGGCAAGTGCGGGCTGGACGGTCTATTTCTCCCGAAAAGGTACTGCGGGGCACGTCACTGTCGCTTACTAGGGTCCCTGATGGCACACCTCGTCGGAATACGTCCAGCGTCATGAGGGCAGTGAGCATTCGTTCACAGCCATCCCCCACGACCACTCCAACAGCTGCTTCTTCTGCCGCTGCAACAGGGAGGCCGCGGATGGTGGACTCTACTGCGAGAAGGAAACGTCCGGCCATCTCTGCAGCTTTCCGCGCTGTGGGCCCAGCTAAGGAACTGACGGACGTGAGACAATCGCCCGATACCGTGTTATTGTGCAACGCGAGCAGGGGTTCGTCGGCCCGCGCTCCTTCAGCTCTCATGAACTGCAGGACAGACACAGCGCCATACGTGGAGATGAGCGGGGATGATATGTCTACAAGACTTTCCCCCGACGGCACGCCGAACCCGAGGCTTTTGGGTTACTGA